From a region of the Primulina eburnea isolate SZY01 chromosome 7, ASM2296580v1, whole genome shotgun sequence genome:
- the LOC140835837 gene encoding transcription initiation factor TFIID subunit 7-like translates to MEEQFILRVPPAVAERIERLLNDTASSSEDKSMDLSFSEDGRTGKFIIGNDHFPASLLDLVTVVESYKTYDDNMLIKTADIGQMIMVREDNKNIPESLEHRHGLTPPMRDARRRRFRREPDLNPEVVRRVEKDLQKIMAGGTVENIDILYIFYTVSLLLSFFMFVFVFCVFLQCAGFWALKNLKGG, encoded by the exons ATGGAGGAGCAATTCATACTCAGAGTGCCGCCAGCTGTTGCGGAGAGGATAGAGCGGCTGTTGAATGACACCGCTTCTTCTTCCGAAGACAAGTCCATGGATTTATCCTTTTCGG AGGATGGAAGGACTGGCAAATTCATTATAGGAAATGACCACTTCCCTGCTTCTCTCTTGGATCTTGTCACTGTTGTGGAATCATATAAGACTTATGACGACAATATGTTGATCAAAACTGCAGACATTGGTCAA ATGATAATGGTGAGAGAGGACAACAAAAATATTCCTGAATCATTAGAGCACAGACATGGCCTTACACCACCAATGAGGGATGCTCGGAGGAGAAGATTCCGCAGAGAGCCAGATTTAAAT CCTGAGGTTGTACGTCGTGTAGAGAAAGATTTACAGAAAATCATGGCTGGTGGAACAGTTGAGAATATTGATATCCTATATATTTTTTACACAGTCTCTCTACTTCTCTCTTTTTTTATGTTTGTGTTTGTGTTCTGTGTCTTTTTGCAGTGTGCGGGTTTTTGGGcattgaagaacctaaagggggggtga